In Bombus terrestris chromosome 6, iyBomTerr1.2, whole genome shotgun sequence, a single window of DNA contains:
- the LOC100649059 gene encoding U11/U12 small nuclear ribonucleoprotein 35 kDa protein: protein MVDALQNWSPYAKKYEPLKAGSIDGTDTEPHDKAISRAMQAHYEPPHGLKSKPERTLFVARFGPKITKHDLKEFFSRYGEVVSAKVIVDVVTGLSQGYGFIEMRNEDEARRVIRRCVDATLKGYQIFIDYECGRTLHGWKPRRLGGGFGGKKGSGQLRFGGRDRPFKKPIVPNIIRSNPHHEQHYHFEEHHQYQEHHQGHHRYYHR, encoded by the exons ATG gtGGATGCTTTGCAAAATTGGAGTCCCTATGCTAAAAAATACGAACCCTTGAAAGCAGGTAGCATCGATGGTACAGATACAGAACCACATGATAAAGCTATTAGTCGTGCAATGCAAGCACATTATGAACCACCTCATGGATTAAAATCAAAACCAGAAAGGACATTATTTGTCGCCAGATTTGGTCCAAAAATCACCAAACATGATTTAAAGGAG tttTTTTCTAGATATGGAGAAGTTGTATCAGCAAAAGTTATAGTTGATGTTGTGACTGGATTATCCCAAGGTTATGGATTTATTGAAATGAGAAACGAAGATGAAGCTAGAAGAGTAATTAGACGTTGCGTAGATGCTACGTTAAAAGgctatcaaatttttatagattACGAGTGTGGACGTACTTTGCATGGATGGAAACCAAGGAGACTTG GTGGTGGTTTTGGTGGAAAAAAGGGGTCAGGGCAACTTAGATTTGGTGGAAGAGATAGACCTTTTAAAAAACCAATCGTACCTAATATTATTAGGTCAAATCCTCATCATGAACAACATTATCATTTTGAAGAACATCATCAGTATCAAGAACATCATCAAGGACATCATCGTTATTACCACCGTTAA